Part of the Oncorhynchus tshawytscha isolate Ot180627B linkage group LG07, Otsh_v2.0, whole genome shotgun sequence genome, agcacagactggaaaatgttctgggattcatccaatggcattgaggagtacaccacctcagtcaccggcttcaacaataagtgcatcgatgatgtcgtccccacagtgactgtacgtacatatcccaaacagaagccatggattacaggcaacatccacatcgagctaaaggttagagctgccgctttcaaggagcaggagacCTATTCGgacgcttacaagaaatcccgctatgccctcagacgaaccatcgaACAAGCAgaacgtcaatacaggattaagattgaatcctactacactggctctgatgctggtcggatgtggcagggcttgaaaactattacggactataaagcgaaacccagacgcgagctgcccagtgacgcgagcctaccagatgagctaaatgccttttatgctcgcttcgtgGCAAGCAActctgaagcatgcacgagagcaccagctgttctggatgactgtgcgataacgctctcggtagccgatgtgaacaaaacctttaaacaggtcaacattcacaaagccgctgggccagacggattaccaggatgtgtactcaaagcatgtgcagaccaattgtcaagtgtcttcactgacattttcaacctctccctaaccGAGACCTACAATACCTACATGTAAtacctacatacctacatgtttcaagcagaccaccatagtccctgtgcccaagaaagcaaaggtaacctacctaaatgattaccgccctgtggcactcacatcggtagccatgaagtgctttgaaaggctggtcatggctcacatcaacagcatcctcccagacaccctagacccactccaattcgcataccgccccaacagatccacagatgacgcaatctcaatcacactccacactaccctatcccacctggacaaaaggaacacctatgtgagaatgcagttcattgactacagctcagcgttcaacaccatagtgtccacgaagctcatcactaagctaaggactctgggactaaacacctccctctgcaactggatcctggactttctgacgggccgcccacaggtggttagagtaggcaacaacacgtctgccacactgatccttaacactgtggcccctcaggggtgtgtacttagtcccctcctgtattccctgtttaccaaaacacaactccaacaccgtcattaagtttgctgacgacacaacagtggtaggcctgatcaccgacaacgatgagacggcctatagggaggaggtcagagaactggtagtgtggtgccagaacatcaacctctccctcaatgtgagcaagactaaggagctgattgaggactacaggaaaaggtgggccgaacaggcccccattaatatTGACACGGCTGTAGTGgaacgggtcgagagtttcaagttccttggtgtccacatcatcaacaaactatcatggtccaaacatgccaagacagtcgtgaagagggcacgacaaaacctcttctccctcaggagactgaaaagaattggcatgggtccccagatcctcaaaagtttctacagctgcaccgtcgagagctgcctggtatggcaactgctcggcatctgaccataaggctctacagagggtagtgcaaacggcccagtacatcactggtgccaagcttcctaccatccaggacgggaagcggtaccggagcgctaagtcaggaccaaaaggctcctcaacagcttctacccccaagccgttaGACAGCTGAACATTTCATgtaaatcgccaccggacaagtTACATTGTCCCCCCCAATCTGTAAGTGTGTTTCTGTATACAAACAAATGGCATGTTTAAACCATGCCCCACATACAAACAGAATAAAAATGGGATTAATTGCAATAACCCTGGAGAAAATTTAAGTACTGCTCGATTGGGCTCCAAAAAAGCTAATCAAAATATAATGTCTTGAACCTTTTgggaaaatgtatatatttgatCAGATTTCTTCCTGCAAGACACACAATGCAGGGCATTTATGGGATCATTCGAGACAGATTCATTGATTTCCCCATAGAGACCCAGTCCCCCACTCTAACCTCTGACAGTCCAGGGTCGAGGTCCCAGTCTATTGTGCTGAAGGGGCCCTGTGAGTGAATTCTCCTCTGTCTCCCACATTCTCTCCATTCACTGCTTTGAATAGAGGAACAATAGAAGTGTGTCTTATAACACATCACATTATGCAGCCAGCAGCTCTAAACGTTTAGAGTGCAAAAATGTCAGCAACAGTTTTGGCCTAACACCTTGAATTCCTGATATGTCATGTACATATTCAAAATCATGGAATGCAAATGCTATCGCAATACATTCTGATATATTTCAAATACATTTATGTAAAACAGGTGTTTCAGTAAAAACAACACAGCCATGTCTCTGGGAACTCACATGACCAATTATCTCTTTCACGCCTCATTACATTTAAGTGATATCATAGGTCAAATAAACAGCCTAAATAATCAGTCAGCTATTTCTAACTACATCAAACCAAATCATGTGAATTAATAAAGTATGGCTAGAAATGAATTTTATTTTACTCTGTAGGTTTTCAGAGAAGCATGAAGAGGAATATGATATACCTGTATGTATTTTTTCTTGGCTCAAAGTAGGCTCTTTCTTATTTAGCCCCATATACTGTAGTCTATCTAGTAGctacagttcaagtcggaagtttacatatattttagccaaatacattcaaactcagattttcacagttcctgacatttaatcctagtaaaaattattctatgggattgaggtcagggccttgtgatggccattccaataccttgactttgttgcccttaagccattttgccacgactttggaagtatgcttggggtcattgttcattttgaagacccttttgcgaccaagctttaactttaactgatgtcttgagatgttgcttcaatatgtccacataattttcctgcttcatgatgccatttattttgtgaaaagcaccagtccctcccacagcaaaacacccccacaacatgatgctgccacccccgtgcttcacggttgggatactgttctttggcttgcaagactccccttttttcctccaaacataatgatggtcaattatgaccaaacagttctatttttgttaaaTCAGAcccgaggacatttctccaaaaagtacaatctttgtccccatgtgcatttgtaAACCGtattctgtcttttttatggtggttttggagcagtggcttcttccttgctgagcggcctttcaggttaagtcgatataggactcgttttactgtggatttagatacttttgtacccgtttcctccagcatcttcacaaggtcctttgatgttgttctgggattgatttgcactttttgcaccaacgtactttcatctccaggagacagaacacgtctccttcctgagtggtatgacggctgcatggtccaatgtcgtttatacttgcatacaattgtttgtacagataaacgtgataccttcaggcatttggaaattgctcccaaggatgaaccagacttgtggaggtctacaattgtttttctgaggtcttggctgatttctttagatgttcccatgatatcaagcaaagaggcgctgagtttgaaggtaggccttaaaatacatccacaggtacgcctCCAAATGattcaaatgatgccaattagcctataataagcttctaaagccatgacatcattttctggaattttccaagctgtttaaaggcacagtcaacttagtgtatgtaaacttctgacccactggaattgtgatacagtgaattataaatgaaataatctgtatgtaaacaattgctggaaaaatgacttgtgtcatgcacaaagtagatgccctaatcgacttgccaaaactatagtttgttagcaagaaatttgtggagtggttgaagtgTATGTAAGcctcccacttcaactgtatatgtggaATATCATGTCAGTAACGTAACTCTATTGGAAGCTTATTTCAGTGGAGAAAAGAGTGAAGTAAAAGACGAATGTTTCACTTGAAGATTTGTGTATTTATTCAGACTGACTGAATGAGTCACACCACCAAAACATTGAATACCTTCATTTAAGGTAAATATTTCAAGAGAAATAAAGTGATTAAACATCACAGCAAGAACTTGAACAAATATCCAATACATGATACTCTATCAGAGTATAGGATACAAAGTTACTGTCTTTATAAAAGACAACAGAATTGTTTAAAATAAACAAGGTTTTTCAATTAGACATTTCTTTCTCCCATTTGCAATAAAATTAATATTCAAATAACATGATAGATCATTTCACAAATAAAGGTTGATGTTACAACAAATCTAATATTGTTAATCACAGAGTGATGATAACAGGTAAAATACCCAGTTTGGGTAAATAATCCTCACGGAGGAACATTGATGCTGTAGCTCAAGTTGATCAATATCAAATATATAACTGATACATGCTTCACAGAAGATGCACAATACAATGTCAATATGACTATATCACTACACAAATGTAGAGGCAATAGGTTTTTGTCTTATACATTTTGACCTTTAAACAGATCGGTAATAGATAATCACAAACAGACTGATTATATCAAATCTATTGTGGGATAAAAGAAGCAAACTGTCATCTCCAGGATGTTGGCTTTGTCCAGCTTGGAGTCGGGCTGCTGGTTGAGGATCTCTGGAACCAGGAGAGACTTGAGCTGCTCAATGCTGTTGTTGATACGATCTCTGTGTAACTTCTCCACCCCTGGCTTTCTTAGCTGCAAGAAGAGACAAGGAGAGGCATTCATAACCTTATTCTGGTGTATGACATTATTGAAACAGATTAACAATCAATCAATACGATAGAATAAATGTTGTTTAATTTGAATCTTCAAATTACCTTGTTTGTCAGAGTCAGGTGCTCCTTAGAGTAGATCATAGCAGAAGTGATTTTAGGTGCCATGGCTGGATCTCTGTGCTGTAGAGGTCTGTGTAGAGAGAATCTGATCTCTACTGGCTTCGTCTCTCCTATATATTGTCCCAAATCTGCATATGAATGTGTGGGTCTTGGGCTTGTTGGAGTTTCTCACAGTCTGTAGCCAATGGGAGAGCTTGGGAGGACAGTAAGGAGTGTGGAGCTGCCACATGCTCAGTGATCTTATTGCTGGGGGACAATGGTCATGTCTCAGGGGAACAGGTGGTGGGGTGGGAGTGATGTAGAGTGACTAACAGAGCGCTGTGTGAATCTGGGAAAGTGGTGACCCCTAGATCTTCTGCCTGATGTTGGGATCAATGACACTGACAGAGCACACGCTCATCATTACAATTTACACGTGAGACTGACACTGATTCTATAATTTAACGTACAGTGTTGTTAATCTCCACCTATAAGGACATTGTTGAATGTAATAATGTGTATCCACGCTTCATCACTGACTTAGAAACATTTTATTATCTCCATGGATATGACTTCTGAAATGAATTAACGACTCTACAATATGGTTTTACTTCGCACATACCGGtagttacattttaaaaatatgaTGATGTGTGACAATGTTTCACAATTTTAATTCCTGTTTAAAGTCATACATATTTATATTTTCAGTCAGTCAGAATGTTTAGGAATATATAAGATTTTAGTCAACATTAACAGGTGAGTGGATAGATACCAGGATAATGTATACCTTGGTTTTCAGTATTTTAGGGGTCATCAGTATCAATAGCAAGGGTTCTCTTAACTCAGTATTAGTAGTTATAAGGTCAAGCATTCTGGAGTTCAAACGTAGCAGATGTGTCCTCTGTCTTGAGGCCACTGGTCAGTGTGAGTAGAGAGCTGATCTGAGTTTCCCACACTGAGTCCTGTGTGTTGTGATCAATGCATTACAAAAGCTGCTCAGTGGACCATTAGTGACGGCTATCGACTCTGTGTTGTACTAAAGACAGAGGCTGACATCATAGACCTTCTGGATTCTGGAGGGAAAGATCAGCACTGGCAAGATTATACTAACAGGACACACCTTTATGAATAAATATTCATCCTTTAATGGTATAAAACACATGATATTGAGTACTCTGTTGAAAATGATTGTCTGTGATTTGTTTCATTATAAATCGACAAAGGGTTCACTTTTGTATGCCTAATTTGAATTGAAAGCTGTTCATTGTTTATCATACAAATCACTGAACTAAATACATTTACTGAATAAAACCAAGTCCATCATCATGATAGAAAAAGCCTATCATAACTTGGGTAAATAATTCAGAATTTGCTTTATTTAATAATTATTGTATTTCCCTCCTAAGAAAGAGTAAAAAAAATAACCCAAAATACCCCTTCCCACCCATTCTATCCCCTGAACAATAGAAGTGTGCCTCTTCACCATAGAGAATCACAGGTGCTGGTGGGACTGATGAGGACACTAAACTGTGACTCTGCTCTCCAGAGCTTTCCCACACTTTTCCCATTGAGAGAGCTTCCACCAAACAATACaactgtgccttgttaaatgctAATTCATCTCTACACAAGCAGTTCCTATCAA contains:
- the LOC121846841 gene encoding transcription factor HES-5-like, coding for MAPKITSAMIYSKEHLTLTNKLRKPGVEKLHRDRINNSIEQLKSLLVPEILNQQPDSKLDKANILEMTVCFFYPTIDLI